A window from bacterium encodes these proteins:
- a CDS encoding ABC transporter permease, with the protein MSTTVLRLARAGRYVVLGNPLTFGAFLLLTGLVVLAVFGQWIAPHEPLATAVGPHLAPPSTTHWFGTDHLGRDILSRVIVATHLDLLIAISAVTLSFAAGSAAGASAGFYGGWTERVVTRVVDTIMAFPLFVLAMGIMAAVGTSVMNIVLTVALINFPSYARIARAEVNVRRNAGYVEAARLAGNTPRRILAAHIFPNCLPPLIVQASMNMGWAILSAAGLSFIGLGVRPPTAEWGIMVADGSAFMMSGEWWVSTFPGIALMLAVLSFNLMGDGLRDLIDPRRRS; encoded by the coding sequence ATGAGTACAACCGTACTCCGCCTGGCCAGAGCGGGCCGATACGTGGTGCTCGGAAACCCGCTGACCTTCGGCGCGTTTCTGCTGCTGACCGGCCTGGTCGTGCTGGCGGTATTCGGCCAGTGGATCGCGCCGCACGAACCGCTGGCGACCGCGGTTGGGCCGCATCTGGCGCCGCCTTCGACCACGCACTGGTTCGGCACCGATCACCTCGGCCGGGACATTCTGAGCCGGGTGATCGTGGCGACGCACCTCGACCTGCTCATCGCGATATCCGCGGTCACCCTGTCCTTCGCAGCCGGGAGCGCCGCAGGAGCATCCGCCGGTTTCTACGGCGGCTGGACCGAGCGGGTCGTTACGCGCGTTGTGGACACAATTATGGCTTTTCCCCTCTTCGTCCTGGCCATGGGAATCATGGCCGCGGTCGGGACCTCTGTGATGAACATCGTGCTCACGGTAGCCCTCATCAACTTTCCCTCGTATGCTCGGATCGCCCGCGCCGAGGTCAACGTCCGACGCAACGCCGGATACGTCGAGGCGGCGCGCCTTGCCGGCAACACGCCGAGGCGGATTCTCGCCGCCCACATCTTCCCCAACTGCCTGCCCCCGCTGATTGTGCAGGCCTCAATGAACATGGGGTGGGCGATCCTCAGCGCGGCCGGGTTGTCGTTCATAGGGCTCGGCGTGCGGCCGCCGACCGCGGAGTGGGGCATCATGGTGGCCGATGGATCGGCGTTTATGATGTCGGGCGAGTGGTGGGTTTCGACCTTCCCAGGGATCGCCCTGATGCTGGCCGTGCTTTCGTTCAACCTGATGGGCGACGGCCTGCGTGACCTCATAGATCCCCGGAGGCGCTCGTGA
- a CDS encoding ABC transporter permease gives MVARRLATALPGVVGVIVVTFLLNRALPGDPAAYFAGPAATPQAIEEIRGRLGLDRSLPEQFVLYLRDLTRGDLGHSLTTGQPVAADLRARLPASLELATCGLLLALTLALPLGVLAATRPGSGVDHVTRLLATMGNSLPVFFTGLVLVYVLYYLLGWAPPPLGRLEVFRQAPAAVTGSFLIDSLLARDPGLFLAAAKQLILPTMTLGLAALAPITRMTRAAMLGVLASDYVRTARANGLAPRTVLYVYALRNAMLPVVTTLGLVLSFLLGVSVVVEKIYAWPGIGAYALDSVIASDYAPVQGFVLTMAVVYVLLNLLIDLLYGVIDPRVQIES, from the coding sequence ATGGTGGCCAGGCGGCTGGCGACCGCGCTACCGGGCGTGGTCGGGGTGATCGTCGTCACCTTCCTGTTGAACCGCGCCCTGCCCGGCGATCCCGCCGCGTACTTTGCCGGGCCGGCCGCTACTCCCCAAGCGATCGAAGAGATCCGCGGCAGGTTGGGTCTGGACCGCAGCCTGCCGGAGCAGTTCGTACTGTACCTGCGCGACCTTACCCGGGGCGACCTGGGCCATTCGCTTACAACCGGCCAGCCGGTCGCGGCAGACCTGCGCGCCCGGCTGCCGGCATCGCTCGAGCTGGCCACCTGCGGCCTGCTGCTCGCGTTGACCCTGGCGCTGCCCCTTGGGGTGCTTGCCGCGACACGCCCCGGCTCCGGGGTAGATCACGTGACACGCCTGCTGGCCACGATGGGCAACTCGCTTCCCGTGTTCTTCACCGGGCTGGTACTCGTCTATGTCCTCTACTACCTGCTGGGGTGGGCGCCGCCGCCGCTGGGCCGTCTGGAGGTATTCAGGCAGGCGCCGGCGGCGGTGACGGGATCCTTCCTGATTGACAGCCTGCTGGCGCGGGACCCGGGGCTCTTCCTGGCCGCGGCCAAGCAACTGATCCTTCCCACGATGACGTTAGGGCTGGCCGCCCTCGCGCCGATCACCAGGATGACGCGGGCGGCGATGCTGGGCGTCCTGGCCAGCGACTATGTTCGCACGGCCCGGGCCAACGGTCTCGCGCCGCGGACGGTACTCTACGTCTACGCGCTCCGGAACGCGATGCTGCCGGTCGTCACGACGCTGGGCCTGGTCCTCTCCTTTCTCTTGGGGGTCAGCGTGGTGGTCGAGAAGATCTACGCCTGGCCGGGCATAGGCGCATATGCCCTGGATTCCGTCATTGCGTCCGACTATGCGCCCGTACAGGGGTTCGTTCTAACGATGGCGGTGGTGTACGTGCTGCTCAACCTCCTTATCGATCTGCTCTACGGAGTGATCGATCCCCGGGTGCAGATCGAGTCATGA
- a CDS encoding ABC transporter substrate-binding protein, with translation MKSQWWKAAILSAIALLLSTTMAMPSFSQDRSDTLLVVTEGGPNSMDIHGVGANFQVYGVTWNAYDRLLTYGKKTLPNGTVSYDFTKLEPELAQRWWLSADGMSVTFVLRKDAKFHDGTPVTAHDVKWSFDRAVTVGGFPTFQMNAGSMEKPEQFVVMGEHTFRINFLRRDKLTLPNLAVPVPVIFNSALAKRHATPTDPWAMAWLRNNTAGGGAYKVESWRPGQETVYVRNDNWKSGPLPKIRRVVVREVPSAGSRRALIERGDADIVMDLPARDFVELAKQGNLTVIGTPVENAMMYVGMNAKHAPFSDVRVRQAVAYALPRKRIVEAATFGRSAPLVTPVASNTFGYDPKMSPYTMQNLSKAKALMAESGFPNGFDTTISFNAGFAATNEPMAILLQESLRLIGINATINKIPGAVWRGALLRKDLPLIINVFSGWLNYPEYFYLWVLHGDNSASNTSSYQNPEMDKLIDAARFETDQKRYAEQVREFIKVALRDVPILPLFQPSMDVVMQKSISGYTYWFHRQIDFRSLVKN, from the coding sequence ATGAAGTCTCAATGGTGGAAGGCAGCGATTCTGTCGGCGATCGCGCTGTTGCTTTCAACGACCATGGCGATGCCGTCTTTCAGCCAGGACCGCTCCGACACACTGCTCGTGGTGACGGAGGGTGGGCCCAACAGCATGGACATCCACGGCGTTGGAGCCAACTTCCAAGTCTACGGTGTCACGTGGAACGCCTACGATCGGCTGCTGACCTACGGCAAGAAGACCCTGCCTAACGGCACCGTGTCGTACGACTTCACGAAGCTCGAACCCGAGCTGGCGCAGCGGTGGTGGCTGTCGGCGGACGGCATGTCCGTCACGTTCGTCCTGCGCAAGGACGCCAAGTTCCACGACGGCACACCGGTGACGGCCCACGACGTGAAGTGGTCCTTTGACCGCGCCGTTACCGTCGGCGGCTTTCCCACGTTCCAGATGAACGCCGGCAGCATGGAAAAGCCTGAGCAGTTCGTGGTAATGGGCGAGCACACGTTTCGCATCAACTTCCTGAGAAGAGACAAGCTGACCCTGCCGAACCTGGCGGTGCCGGTCCCCGTCATATTCAACTCCGCCCTGGCCAAGCGGCACGCGACGCCCACCGACCCGTGGGCGATGGCGTGGCTGCGGAACAACACCGCCGGCGGCGGCGCCTACAAGGTGGAGTCGTGGCGGCCCGGCCAGGAGACCGTCTACGTGCGCAACGACAACTGGAAGTCCGGCCCTCTGCCGAAGATTAGGCGGGTAGTGGTGCGCGAGGTGCCCTCGGCAGGCAGCCGGCGCGCGCTGATCGAGCGGGGCGACGCCGACATCGTCATGGATCTGCCCGCCCGTGACTTCGTCGAGCTGGCCAAGCAGGGGAACCTAACGGTCATCGGCACGCCGGTGGAAAACGCGATGATGTACGTGGGGATGAACGCCAAGCACGCACCCTTCAGCGACGTCCGCGTCCGGCAGGCGGTGGCCTACGCGCTGCCGCGCAAGAGGATTGTCGAGGCGGCTACGTTCGGCCGGTCGGCGCCACTCGTCACGCCCGTGGCGAGCAACACGTTTGGGTACGATCCCAAGATGTCGCCCTACACCATGCAGAACCTGTCAAAGGCCAAGGCCCTGATGGCCGAATCCGGGTTTCCAAATGGGTTCGACACCACGATCTCTTTCAACGCGGGCTTTGCGGCCACCAACGAACCGATGGCGATCCTGCTGCAGGAATCGCTGCGCCTGATAGGAATCAACGCCACCATCAACAAGATCCCGGGCGCGGTCTGGCGCGGAGCGCTGCTTCGGAAGGACCTTCCGCTCATCATCAACGTGTTCAGCGGCTGGCTCAACTACCCCGAGTACTTCTACCTGTGGGTGTTGCACGGCGACAACTCCGCGTCCAACACCAGCTCCTACCAGAATCCTGAGATGGACAAGCTCATAGACGCGGCGCGGTTCGAGACGGACCAGAAGCGGTACGCCGAGCAGGTAAGGGAGTTCATCAAGGTCGCGCTCCGGGACGTGCCCATTCTGCCGCTGTTCCAGCCGTCCATGGATGTGGTGATGCAGAAGAGCATCTCAGGGTACACATACTGGTTCCATCGCCAGATTGACTTCCGCTCATTGGTGAAGAACTGA
- a CDS encoding NCS1 family transporter gives MTAETMTAEVASAVAPARAEAALAHRDILPTRPDQRVIGWTDFVWLWFGMVAQMGVFLLGASFAGRLSLMDALAAIALGNLVVGVVSVLNGDIGIQHGVTYAVYLRAPYGIWGAWAPSLLRAGVAVCWFAIQTYFGATAIDMSVRLLTGYSNWPLWYWSFGALQILITMRGIHGIKRVENFAAPALLVLSALVVYLLGSQGGWEKVASFPITNPIPFWVAVTANLSYWITVADNIPDFTRFVKTTPGARGFFHRNRHSLLGQLPGLTLGMMLFATVGYLGKVFTGHGNPVEAIGAALGGVMVLVGLAIILLAQLSTNVAANLYAPGYVLSSLFAPRVSFAHGVLLGGVIGLVAVMPWRLVNSFLTYLPAVGAALSPVAGVMLADYYLIRGRRLNVPALFRRDGPYTYSGGFNPAAYLAHGIASILGVVWLRYSWLVSVPVAVVLYVTLMRLWILRIHPEAR, from the coding sequence GTGACCGCAGAGACCATGACCGCGGAGGTCGCATCCGCCGTTGCACCTGCCCGCGCAGAGGCGGCCCTTGCGCACCGTGACATCCTGCCCACACGGCCCGACCAGCGGGTAATCGGCTGGACGGACTTCGTCTGGCTCTGGTTCGGCATGGTCGCCCAGATGGGCGTCTTCCTGCTGGGGGCGTCGTTCGCAGGAAGGCTTTCGCTCATGGACGCACTTGCGGCCATCGCGCTGGGTAACCTCGTCGTGGGGGTTGTATCCGTGCTCAACGGCGACATCGGCATCCAGCACGGTGTGACATATGCCGTATACCTGCGCGCACCTTACGGCATCTGGGGTGCCTGGGCGCCGTCCCTGCTGCGCGCCGGCGTCGCAGTGTGCTGGTTCGCGATCCAAACCTACTTCGGCGCCACCGCGATAGACATGTCCGTGAGACTGCTCACGGGGTACTCCAACTGGCCACTGTGGTACTGGTCGTTCGGTGCGCTCCAGATACTGATCACGATGCGCGGCATCCACGGCATCAAGCGGGTGGAGAACTTCGCGGCGCCCGCCCTCCTGGTGCTCTCGGCCTTGGTGGTCTACCTGCTGGGCTCTCAGGGCGGATGGGAAAAGGTCGCGTCGTTCCCAATCACAAACCCCATTCCGTTCTGGGTTGCGGTGACGGCAAACCTCTCCTACTGGATTACCGTTGCGGACAACATCCCGGATTTCACCCGCTTCGTGAAAACCACGCCCGGCGCACGAGGGTTCTTCCATCGCAACCGGCACAGCCTGCTGGGGCAGCTCCCCGGCCTCACGCTGGGCATGATGCTCTTCGCCACCGTGGGCTATCTGGGGAAGGTGTTCACCGGCCACGGCAATCCGGTAGAGGCGATTGGCGCTGCTCTGGGTGGTGTGATGGTCCTCGTCGGGCTGGCAATCATCCTGCTGGCGCAGTTGAGCACGAACGTGGCCGCGAACCTATATGCTCCTGGATACGTCCTCAGCAGCCTGTTCGCACCCCGAGTCAGCTTCGCCCACGGGGTTCTCTTAGGTGGGGTAATCGGTCTCGTCGCGGTGATGCCGTGGCGTCTGGTTAACTCATTTCTCACGTACCTGCCCGCAGTCGGCGCGGCGCTCTCGCCCGTGGCCGGGGTGATGCTTGCGGACTACTACCTCATCCGCGGACGCCGGCTGAACGTCCCCGCGCTCTTCCGCCGCGACGGGCCGTACACGTATAGCGGCGGCTTCAACCCGGCTGCATACCTGGCGCACGGGATCGCTTCCATACTTGGGGTGGTCTGGCTGCGGTACTCCTGGCTGGTCTCAGTGCCGGTTGCGGTCGTTCTGTATGTAACCCTGATGCGCCTGTGGATCCTACGGATACACCCGGAGGCAAGATGA
- a CDS encoding isochorismatase family cysteine hydrolase, which yields MQQVCRVRVDAEPYPFEFSPDAVALLVIDMQRDFLEPGGFGEMLGNDVTHLRRAIAPTRRVLDAFRARGMTVIHTREGHRSDLSDLPPTKRTRGRLKTGIGDAGPMGRVLIRGEPGHEIVPELAPAHGEPVIDKPGKGSFYATNLELILRERGIRSLIVTGVTTEVCVHTTVREANDRGFECLVLEDCVASYFPDFHEAGIRMIKAQGGIFGWVSGSAVLLRALSETRAGSGAAEST from the coding sequence ATGCAACAGGTGTGTCGAGTGAGGGTTGACGCAGAGCCCTACCCGTTCGAGTTCAGCCCGGATGCGGTCGCGCTGTTGGTGATCGACATGCAGCGCGACTTCCTAGAGCCAGGCGGATTCGGCGAGATGCTTGGAAACGACGTCACCCACCTGCGCAGGGCCATCGCTCCGACCCGCCGCGTGCTGGACGCGTTTCGCGCCCGCGGCATGACGGTCATACACACAAGGGAGGGACACCGCTCCGACCTCAGCGACCTTCCGCCCACAAAGAGGACGCGGGGGCGCCTGAAGACGGGGATTGGGGATGCCGGCCCAATGGGTCGGGTGCTCATTCGGGGCGAGCCCGGGCACGAGATCGTTCCAGAGCTTGCCCCGGCTCACGGTGAGCCCGTGATCGACAAGCCGGGCAAAGGGTCGTTCTACGCAACCAACCTGGAACTGATTCTCCGGGAACGCGGCATTCGGAGCCTGATCGTGACCGGGGTCACAACCGAGGTGTGCGTGCACACCACCGTGCGCGAAGCCAACGACCGAGGGTTCGAGTGCCTCGTGCTGGAGGACTGCGTTGCATCATACTTCCCCGATTTCCACGAAGCCGGGATCCGGATGATCAAGGCGCAGGGCGGGATCTTTGGATGGGTGTCCGGCTCAGCGGTCCTCTTGAGAGCGCTGAGCGAGACCCGGGCCGGATCGGGCGCCGCCGAGTCCACGTGA
- a CDS encoding GntR family transcriptional regulator, whose translation MLTDRIFDELKERVLAFDLKPGERLLEDGLAQEWQTSRTPIREALKRLAQAGLIRIAPRRGYYVREINLAEVEEQYEVRVALETFAVSLAVDRGRAVDWRKLQETWAEIPEPLPSPKAMLNLDEGFHAAIAEAGGNGALAEYLRSISERIRAIRAKDFTDPHRIRLTYLEHARILELIEKGDAGAAGAAIRDHILESKANVLHAVKELLASIYLNR comes from the coding sequence GTGTTGACAGACCGCATCTTCGATGAGCTGAAGGAGCGAGTCCTGGCGTTCGACCTCAAGCCCGGCGAGCGGCTGCTGGAGGACGGGTTGGCGCAAGAATGGCAGACGAGCCGGACGCCGATCCGCGAGGCGCTCAAGAGACTGGCGCAGGCCGGGTTGATCCGCATCGCCCCACGGCGTGGGTACTATGTGCGGGAGATCAACCTGGCGGAAGTTGAAGAGCAGTACGAGGTCCGTGTGGCGCTGGAGACCTTCGCGGTCTCCCTGGCGGTGGACCGCGGGCGCGCGGTTGACTGGAGGAAGCTACAGGAGACCTGGGCCGAGATCCCCGAGCCTCTTCCCTCACCCAAGGCGATGCTGAACCTGGACGAGGGCTTCCACGCCGCGATTGCCGAGGCCGGCGGCAACGGGGCTCTTGCCGAATACCTGCGCTCCATCAGCGAGCGGATTCGGGCCATCCGCGCCAAGGACTTCACCGACCCCCACCGGATCCGCCTCACGTATCTTGAACACGCACGCATCCTCGAACTCATCGAAAAGGGGGATGCCGGCGCGGCCGGCGCGGCCATCCGTGATCACATCCTTGAGAGCAAGGCCAACGTACTGCACGCGGTCAAAGAGCTGCTGGCTTCCATATACCTGAATCGGTGA
- a CDS encoding cation-transporting P-type ATPase → MPRHLPDLADPCGSIHTAPVEEVYRSLATGPGGLSPDEAESRLYRFGPNAIREVRRAPLVLKFLANFTHLMAVLLWVGGTAGRRTFLRCASAFVNDRSKAICGVAVSFTFLVIPFTLNV, encoded by the coding sequence ATGCCCAGACACCTCCCGGACTTAGCAGACCCCTGCGGTAGCATCCACACAGCGCCGGTTGAGGAGGTGTACCGTTCGCTGGCGACCGGTCCAGGGGGCCTGTCGCCGGACGAGGCGGAGAGCCGCCTGTACCGCTTTGGCCCGAACGCGATTCGCGAGGTTCGGCGCGCGCCGCTCGTTCTGAAGTTCCTGGCCAACTTCACGCACCTGATGGCCGTACTCCTGTGGGTTGGCGGCACTGCTGGGCGGCGGACCTTCCTAAGGTGTGCCTCAGCTTTCGTGAATGACAGGAGCAAAGCAATCTGTGGGGTGGCCGTGAGCTTTACATTCCTGGTAATACCCTTCACTCTGAATGTATGA
- a CDS encoding PIN domain-containing protein, protein MVWAEVRAHFPGDDAFDEALASLGVQFDPVSAQAAIAAGKLWREHRKGARLARDRVVADFLVGAHARLQADALLTRDRGFYRRYFAGLSIIDPTVG, encoded by the coding sequence GTGGTATGGGCTGAGGTCCGGGCGCACTTTCCTGGGGACGACGCCTTTGACGAAGCCCTGGCTAGTCTCGGCGTGCAGTTCGACCCGGTCTCGGCCCAGGCCGCAATCGCAGCCGGCAAACTGTGGCGGGAACACCGGAAGGGCGCGCGCCTTGCCCGAGACCGGGTCGTCGCGGATTTCCTCGTAGGCGCGCATGCCCGGCTGCAGGCGGATGCGCTTCTTACCAGAGATCGTGGGTTCTACCGGCGGTACTTCGCAGGTCTCAGCATCATCGACCCGACGGTAGGGTAG
- a CDS encoding iron-containing alcohol dehydrogenase, with the protein MAGLGVRTWRLPAHAFGPGALSALEGYVASTGARRPLLVSDRAVARLGLAESVVAAAGLPQGSVGVFDDVDPELPLSCVRAALEATRAGGHDLIIGLGGGSTLDAAKVCAALSGRPGDVRDYIGVGKVPGPGLPSILIPTTAGSGSEATPNALIMDYERGEKVAMVSPHLIPTYAILDPGLTKTLPPAVTAQSGMDVLAHAIESYTSRRADMYTEMYSRHAALLAGRNLRDAVHRGGDLDARAGMLLGSFLAGAAIGQAGTSATHALAYPLGARYHVPHGLAIALLLPSVMAANRTAVEAKYAEIALLLEDGSPEGGLREGHQRLDGRAAAPAVRRLCDEIGIPMGLARHGVDPAAIPEMAAEAHAIRRLMDNNPRELSVEQVAAIFADAM; encoded by the coding sequence TTGGCTGGACTGGGAGTTCGCACCTGGAGACTGCCCGCGCACGCCTTTGGCCCCGGCGCGCTGTCGGCGCTAGAGGGGTACGTGGCGAGCACAGGGGCGCGGCGCCCGCTGCTGGTTTCCGACAGGGCGGTGGCTCGGCTCGGGCTGGCAGAGAGCGTGGTGGCTGCCGCAGGGCTGCCGCAGGGATCGGTAGGCGTGTTCGACGATGTGGATCCTGAACTACCTCTGTCCTGCGTGAGGGCGGCGCTTGAGGCAACGCGGGCCGGCGGGCACGATCTCATCATAGGCCTGGGAGGCGGCAGCACGCTGGACGCAGCCAAGGTCTGCGCGGCGCTGTCCGGTCGGCCGGGTGACGTGCGGGACTACATAGGCGTCGGGAAGGTTCCCGGGCCGGGCCTGCCGAGCATTCTGATCCCCACCACAGCCGGGAGCGGCTCCGAGGCCACCCCCAACGCTCTCATCATGGACTACGAGCGGGGGGAGAAGGTGGCGATGGTCAGCCCGCACCTGATTCCCACTTACGCGATCCTGGATCCGGGCCTGACGAAGACCCTGCCTCCCGCGGTCACAGCCCAGAGTGGCATGGATGTGCTGGCGCACGCCATCGAGTCCTACACATCCCGCAGGGCAGACATGTACACCGAGATGTACAGCCGGCACGCCGCGCTGCTGGCAGGCCGGAACCTGCGCGACGCGGTGCATCGGGGCGGCGACCTGGACGCCCGGGCAGGCATGCTGCTGGGCAGCTTTCTGGCAGGGGCCGCGATCGGCCAGGCAGGCACCTCGGCCACGCACGCCCTGGCCTACCCGTTGGGCGCACGCTACCACGTCCCCCACGGTCTGGCCATTGCACTTCTGCTGCCCAGCGTGATGGCTGCGAACCGGACGGCTGTCGAGGCGAAGTACGCAGAGATCGCGCTCCTGCTGGAGGATGGTTCGCCCGAGGGTGGTCTGCGCGAAGGCCATCAGCGCCTGGACGGCCGCGCCGCGGCGCCGGCGGTGCGCCGCCTGTGCGACGAGATCGGGATCCCGATGGGCCTGGCCCGGCATGGCGTGGATCCGGCCGCCATCCCCGAGATGGCTGCGGAGGCGCACGCGATTCGCCGCCTCATGGACAACAACCCGCGGGAGTTGAGCGTGGAGCAGGTGGCCGCGATCTTCGCAGACGCGATGTGA
- a CDS encoding TIM barrel protein, with product MSRFALSTAWHIARITDARELLALPARLGFGGVELSSVGLDLAAEVREVAGDGYPPIVSLHAPCPVPYPGAARLDDLAALDERRRRAAVDFTKATVDMAAAVRARAIVLHLGAVEGTLPQPAIVQAMEDGMKVGMKVGMEAGDRDEWKALLAKGLAARKAVADRHLDRCMASLEALTAHAAGSGVRLGAETRYEYNDLPSFEEFAVILREFGDRGVGYWHDVGHGHAQQVLGLATPAQYLERYGEHLLGFHLHDARSTRDHLPPGEGDVDFEALRPYARPEHLRVFEVFNVQPEERLDRSLRYLEELNL from the coding sequence GTGTCGCGGTTTGCGCTCTCAACGGCGTGGCACATCGCCAGGATCACGGACGCCCGCGAGCTCCTCGCTTTGCCGGCACGGCTGGGTTTCGGCGGGGTGGAGCTCAGCTCGGTGGGCTTGGATCTGGCGGCGGAGGTGCGGGAGGTTGCTGGCGACGGCTACCCGCCCATAGTCAGCCTGCACGCTCCGTGTCCGGTGCCCTACCCAGGGGCCGCGCGCCTTGACGACCTGGCCGCGCTCGACGAACGTCGCCGACGGGCCGCGGTGGATTTCACCAAGGCGACCGTGGACATGGCCGCGGCAGTGCGCGCGCGTGCAATCGTGCTGCACCTGGGCGCCGTGGAGGGCACGCTTCCGCAGCCGGCCATCGTCCAGGCAATGGAAGACGGGATGAAAGTTGGGATGAAAGTCGGGATGGAGGCCGGGGATCGGGACGAGTGGAAGGCACTGCTGGCAAAGGGACTTGCTGCGCGGAAGGCTGTGGCTGATCGCCACCTGGACCGTTGCATGGCAAGCCTGGAGGCACTGACCGCCCACGCCGCGGGATCAGGCGTACGTCTGGGTGCGGAGACCCGTTACGAGTACAACGATCTCCCGAGCTTCGAGGAGTTCGCGGTGATACTTCGGGAGTTCGGGGACCGCGGCGTCGGGTACTGGCACGACGTGGGCCATGGCCACGCCCAGCAGGTGCTCGGCCTGGCGACTCCCGCGCAGTACCTGGAACGCTACGGAGAGCACCTTTTGGGATTTCATCTGCACGACGCCCGTTCAACTCGAGACCACCTGCCGCCCGGCGAGGGTGATGTGGACTTTGAGGCGCTGCGCCCCTACGCCCGCCCGGAGCACCTGCGCGTGTTCGAGGTGTTCAACGTTCAACCCGAGGAGCGGTTGGATCGTTCGCTTCGGTACCTTGAAGAGCTGAACCTCTAG
- a CDS encoding sugar ABC transporter substrate-binding protein, with product MAGPPLPKVVIGWTPPDITGVFKTATDFFEKGAADAKKAGIEVQVISRSPATHVAFADQVAIIEDYIQRKVSVIAISPIEVEVVIPAIKKANAAGIPVIIVNLLEPIKGVDVASYIGFDNTVAGMISAYSLLDYYGGPGVLGTGRKVDVKPGTYLDLKWWQDLYKTVDPKTAAIKARVAIIEGVAGGFFSTARLNGFNKVVGPFPGVKVVGTLPADWNREKGRKAAEDFLTRNPKGSLEAIWAASNEMGLGAMLSAEAAKRTEIKVFTNDVTPESTERIAEGRLMAETWHGFPEWGWYGTKFAVMLALGQKADVPQLFDVRPRTVWKGNAREYYPNPKLEPVNWAAIKAKFK from the coding sequence ATGGCAGGACCCCCGCTTCCCAAGGTCGTGATCGGGTGGACGCCTCCTGACATAACCGGTGTCTTCAAGACCGCCACCGATTTCTTCGAGAAGGGCGCAGCCGACGCGAAGAAGGCCGGCATCGAGGTCCAGGTGATCAGCCGCTCCCCGGCCACGCACGTGGCCTTCGCGGACCAGGTGGCCATCATCGAGGACTACATCCAGCGCAAGGTCAGCGTGATCGCCATCTCGCCCATCGAGGTCGAGGTAGTTATTCCCGCCATCAAGAAGGCGAACGCGGCCGGTATCCCGGTCATCATCGTCAACCTGCTGGAGCCCATCAAGGGCGTGGACGTCGCCTCCTATATCGGGTTTGACAACACTGTGGCAGGCATGATCTCCGCCTACTCGCTTCTCGACTACTACGGAGGTCCTGGAGTGCTGGGCACCGGCAGGAAGGTGGACGTGAAGCCGGGCACCTACCTGGACCTCAAGTGGTGGCAGGATCTCTACAAGACCGTGGATCCCAAGACCGCGGCCATCAAGGCGCGCGTTGCGATCATCGAGGGCGTGGCCGGCGGGTTCTTCTCGACGGCGCGCCTGAACGGGTTCAACAAGGTAGTGGGCCCGTTCCCCGGCGTCAAGGTGGTCGGGACGCTGCCGGCCGACTGGAACCGCGAGAAGGGGCGCAAGGCCGCCGAGGACTTCCTGACCCGGAATCCCAAGGGCAGTCTCGAGGCCATTTGGGCTGCTTCCAACGAGATGGGGTTGGGAGCAATGCTCTCGGCTGAGGCAGCCAAGCGCACCGAGATCAAGGTCTTCACCAACGACGTGACCCCGGAATCCACCGAGCGGATTGCCGAGGGGAGATTGATGGCTGAGACCTGGCACGGCTTCCCTGAGTGGGGCTGGTACGGCACGAAGTTTGCCGTGATGCTGGCCCTGGGGCAGAAGGCCGATGTGCCCCAGCTCTTTGACGTGCGTCCCCGCACCGTGTGGAAGGGCAACGCGCGGGAATACTACCCCAACCCCAAGCTGGAGCCCGTCAACTGGGCCGCCATAAAGGCCAAGTTCAAGTAA